From a single Opisthocomus hoazin isolate bOpiHoa1 chromosome 6, bOpiHoa1.hap1, whole genome shotgun sequence genomic region:
- the LOC104334734 gene encoding beta-microseminoprotein, with protein MKSFLIFLVAMGIIVTLSDAYCFSKMYKPGEANKGCTLHGKLYPFGEIARTEKCFKCSCSQETMRCCSLFHTPTDYDKENCKVIFNKKSCDYDVVQKSDPSRECFVSSRVG; from the exons AAgagctttctcattttccttgTTGCAATGGGCATCATAGTGACATTGAGTGACGCATACTGCTTTTCTAAAATGTACAAGCCAGGGGAAGCCAACAAAG GCTGTACCCTGCATGGAAAACTATACCCCTTTGGAGAGATCGCGAGGACAGAAAAGTGCTTCAAATGCAGCTGCAGCCAAGAGACAATGCGCTGCTGCTCACT ATTTCATACTCCCACTGATTATGACAAAGAGAACTGTAAAGTCATTTTCAACAAGAAAAGCTGTGACTATGACGTGGTGCAGAAGAGTGACCCCTCAAGGGAGTGTTTTGTCTCTTCTCGTGTGGGCTAA